In Rattus norvegicus strain BN/NHsdMcwi chromosome 3, GRCr8, whole genome shotgun sequence, a genomic segment contains:
- the Helz2 gene encoding helicase with zinc finger domain 2, whose protein sequence is MASVGCGLRSTSTSTTNGLSLAELCAKVDLHLGCSRCTEYLNESTYILREVEHTCSREILLARFKQAAKNKVWRKVGLRPSFPIPVRYQVCRYYSPGLGCKRHWNRCTFASSPEEALVWTFELKNNLTRLKLKEAVQGTRAPDRLQTPADTIRAEFGGHFQLLCALCFKCRPPCLCPVDSRGHCPKHQICPTLLIHVIVEGQKRQFVEVRPLPQKRHPLNYCMFVGRGVPCRHGASRCGYAHSAVEMAVWKAEQLDGLQRGDLLTYPLFGEDKQKASHGQPPAVKLYCHACLVTCSSQEAFENHCSSLEHAQMVAFDQVVPRKHRAPPMGLSKFELCPRPDLCEYGEVCIKAHSKQELQEWVQRAQDMELREQAAWQDGLVPYQARLLAEYRRSSKEVLVMAETVHGVSVTCQQPLVHQAQEKIQHKWVFTIHSEDPLLHVALLKQEPGAAFSLVAPHLPPHQLYAQGKHFCVPNSPAQFQVGVLVQAASFGSFEQWVVFDFGRRPVLLQKLKLQLGQTHSLGLNGKPAPSHPQERECWHTGNRHVVLEVDWTPEQEALMAKYKLPSLALEFSHNVVVWGPISRTNYRQRMHKFLYEEEAAQQQLVAKLAMKGQVSLKTALETPALGMLFAPPGALYAEVPFPSSLLPDTDQGFLMSRAVSTALVAPAPAPDSKVYQVRLEARASSEHALWLLLPARCCMALGLQAQDSPVLEVQFQIDPLIFRFWHRAVDALPEVCLVVPDLPACTLPHPWPTPPSFRGNHKQKLAVGLIAGRRPEGSKHIPPLLIYGPFGTGKTYTLAMAALEVVQQPHTKVLICTHTNSAADIYVREYFHGYVNSGHQEAAPLRVMYADRPPRQTDSTTLQYCCLTEDRQAFRPPTFPELLRHRLVVTTTSQARELQVPAGFFSHIFIDEAAQMLECEALIPLSYALTLTRVVLAGDHMQVTPRLFSVPRDKAAGHMLLHRLFLYYQQEVHKIAQHSRIVFHENYRSTAAIINFVSRHFYVAKGNPIQASGKVPRHPQHYPLMFCHVAGSPEQDMSRTSWLNSAEVTQVVEKVQEIYNTWPHCWGPREQRHICAVSHGAQVSALRQELRRRNLGEVSVGSFEILPGREFRVVVLSSVHNRNSLLSPGAPTSEFFTEPRVLNTVMTRAQSQLVAVGDAVALCSSGACRKLWKNFIRECIEHHSIFPEDLSLEQIEQGVAQRQNWASLMLRAWDTEAEHKPTAQDLQRPIAEGTMVTVKAETRARAAATAQTEAVAAGGTARRNSASTDAAAEVSTLEGYEEDSESDLWPSDWELNADDAILKELLDESRQMTVTVREDGLLDTMVCPASSQKARQYINLPSSALRKYLRLDPKQYRRCSFLQETFERALATPLDDMASSPIQVRGRLNCGMAFTGDEVLVQILGPAVDDKSIPGSLLGRVMGVLKRRRRELAFVCRMDEWDPHIMIPINSSVTKIFVAGLKDPQQVPIHCLIEGKVKHVRHETLKREDRSTRLFWVRIVLWRERFYYPLGIVLEVLPKAVTWEQGLHILDLEHGLKAHTPDPASVSKALQKYHSEIDMAASHREDYRRFLTFTVDPQGACNLDDALSVRDLGPVYEVAVHIADVASLVPKDGALDVEARQQGTVFYAPSREPVLMLPASLCQEALSLLPGQDRLAISLFLTMEKGGGGQIRSLRFAPSIVRSDRQLSYEEAEELIKRHPGAGLKLPAHLDSVEACVVAACYFSWMLRRQRLPADCYYEPPDEDSVLGFRTAHIMVQEYMIQFNSRVAEFLVGDKHTQTLTPLRWQPTPSRQQLDSVFKKHRGLVPLSLHLCHHSNTHYTPNKRLYLLTSLWKQVQLAAGTRDYSQMVDLIATEDMHPSLAPACLDFRRALGRSVFGRSSQGRQRPAGHYSLQVDWYTWASSPIRRYLDVVLQRLILLALGHKSSTYSNRDIDGLCQDFSRQYACAQSYQRRACSLHLAIQLKTQPQNKLGFVVDVETGARCFKVLFPINRETLPDPCPIHYHSLQLAENPEELVGQTGLRLVWRRRTYSVQASKLPLPHLGTSFDPLTQTIDAALWMKLLVLLKEERWPEVAALIQEQDKLSRQREKAQVHQSRCGHFIEVAYELGSGDTLQVQLGSSLQRGFLAPTLQLWTVVPGFSLCLEHMERPGDCFSGHVHQPLQDQYLEVSQYSGVWGPRCALESLMSAVAENDSIVLQDVHIYWDTSQEQLQGTFQLEAAFLQEKCINIHFGCCYLCIRLEGLPLPLASSLPGPSDLGPFLNIDPNTYTWVAHGLSGDWDHELAGDWDQECVDDRQEVPKQVHFFIHHMTMEKVPEEVLRPSTRFTVEVLSKQLPDLRKEEAVRGLKNASPLVISIALGLPILEPHWPIPEPRHQISWPRHQISWPRHPISGPCLPVSGLCLPVSGLCHPIPEPCRRGWPPQHSSRKVPTSRFLERKNYNIPGGHHKLNQSQDKAVRSALQKQFTVIQGPPGTGKTVVGFHIVYWFHRSNQEQMPTGSSPSEEEKLGGPCVLYCGPSNKSVDVLGGLLLRKKTEMRPLRVYGEQAEATEFPLPGVSNRSLFGKISQEGRPNQSLRSITLHHRIRQAPNPYAAEIRKFDAQLREGKIFSKDDLLVYRRVLGKARKYELERHSVILCTCSCAASGSLKALNVRQILIDEAGMATEPETLIPLVCFSKTEKVVLLGDHKQLRPVVKNEQLRNLGMDRSLFERYHRDAIMLDTQYRMHKDICSFPSMEFYGGKLKTWSDLKRPPSLLGHVGKQSCPVIFGSVQGYEQKLLVSTEEGNENSRANPEEVTEVVRIIKQLTLDRTVDPKDVAVLTPYNAQAAAISRGLMQRGVTGVTVTSITKSQGSEWRYVIVSTVRTCPRSDMDQRPTKSWLKKFLGFVVDPHQVNVAITRAQEGLCIIGDHLLLRCCPLWHRLLGFCEAQNSLVPAERVRVQRKSALSS, encoded by the exons ATGGCATCCGTGGGGTGTGGCCTGAGGTCGACCAGCACATCCACCACCAATGGGCTATCCTTGGCTGAACTCTGTGCTAAGGTAGACCTTCACCTGGGCTGCTCCCGCTGTACTGAGTACCTCAATGAGAGCACCTATATTCTACGTGAGGTAGAGCATACCTGCTCCAGGGAGATCTTGCTGGCCCGCTTCAAGCAAGCAGCCAAGAACAAGGTCTGGCGTAAGGTGGGCCTCAGGCCCAGCTTTCCAATACCTGTGCGCTATCAAGTCTGTCGCTATTATAGCCCAGGGTTGGGCTGTAAGCGGCACTGGAACAGATGCACTTTTGCCAGCAGCCCAGAGGAGGCACTGGTCTGGACATTTGAGCTCAAGAACAACCTTACCCGACTGAAACTGAAAGAGGCTGTGCAGGGCACCAGAGCCCCAGATAGGCTGCAGACCCCAGCCGACACCATCCGAGCAGAGTTTGGTGGCCACTTCCAGCTGCTCTGTGCCCTGTGCTTCAAGTGTCGTCCCCCATGCCTCTGCCCCGTGGATTCCAGGGGCCATTGCCCTAAGCACCAAATCTGCCCCACACTCCTTATCCATGTTATAGTTGAGGGCCAAAAGCGACAGTTTGTGGAGGTGCGTCCACTGCCACAAAAAAGGCATCCTTTAAACTACTGCATGTTTGTGGGCCGTGGGGTACCATGCCGCCACGGGGCCTCACGCTGTGGGTATGCACACAGTGCTGTGGAGATGGCTGTGTGGAAGGCTGAGCAGCTGGATGGGCTTCAGAGAGGAGATCTGCTCACATACCCTCTCTTTGGGGAAGACAAACAGAAAGCCAGCCATGGTCAGCCTCCTGCGGTCAAACTAtactgccatgcctgcctggtcaCCTGTAGTTCTCAGGAGgcatttgagaaccactgctcctcCCTGGAGCACGCACAGATGGTGGCCTTTGACCAGGTTGTACCCCGGAAGCACCGTGCCCCACCAATGGGGCTCTCCAAGTTCGAGCTCTGCCCCAG ACCTGACCTCTGTGAGTATGGAGAGGTCTGCATCAAGGCCCACTCAAAACAGGAGTTACAGGAGTGGGTTCAGCGGGCACAAGACATGGAGCTGCGAGAACAGGCCGCCTGGCAGGACGGGCTGGTACCTTACCAGGCACGACTTCTTGCAGAATACCGGCGCAGCAGCAAAGAGGTCTTGGTG ATGGCTGAGACCGTCCATGGAGTGTCTGTCACTTGCCAACAGCCACTGGTGCATCAGGCCCAGGAGAAGATCCAGCACAAGTGGGTGTTCACCATCCACTCTGAG GATCCCTTGCTACACGTGGCCCTACTCAAGCAAGAGCCTGGAGCAGCCTTCTCACTGGTGGCCCCCCATCTCCCACCACACCAGCTCTATGCACAGGGAAAGCACTTCTGTGTGCCCAACTCCCCAGCCCAATTCCAGGTAGGGGTGCTTGTGCAGGCTGCCTCCTTTGGCAGCTTCGAGCAATGGGTCGTCTTTGACTTCGGTCGCAGGCCAGTGCTTCTCCAAAAGCTGAAGTTGCAGCTAGGCCAGACACACAGCCTGGGGCTCAATGGGAAGCCAGCACCAAGCCACCCCCAGGAGCGGGAATGCTGGCACACAGGCAACCGCCATGTGGTGCTTGAGGTAGATTGGACACCTGAGCAGGAAGCCCTGATGGCCAAGTACAAGTTACCCTCCCTGGCCCTGGAGTTCAGTCACAATGTTGTGGTCTGGGGGCCCATCTCTCGTACGAACTACCGACAGAGGATGCACAAATTTCTCTATGAAGAGGAAGCAGCCCAGCAGCAGCTGGTAGCCAA GCTGGCTATGAAGGGCCAGGTGTCCCTGAAGACAGCACTGGAGACACCAGCACTGGGCATGCTCTTTGCACCACCAGGGGCCCTCTATGCCGAggtccccttcccctcctctctgttgCCAGACACTGACCAGGGCTTCCTGATGAGCCGAGCAGTCAGCACAGCCCTTGTGGCTCCTGCGCCTGCGCCGGACAGTAAAGTATACCAAGTGCGGCTGGAGGCACGGGCCAGTTCAGAGCATGCACTGTGGCTGCTGTTACCAGCACGATGCTGTATGGCTTTGGGGCTGCAGGCACAAGACAGCCCTGTCTTGGAGGTGCAGTTCCAGATCGACCCCCTGATCTTCCGGTTCTGGCATCGGGCAGTTGATGCACTGCCTGAGGTGTGCCTGGTTGTTCCTGACCTGCCCGCCtgcaccctgccccacccctggcCCACCCCGCCCTCATTCCGTGGCAATCACAAACAGAAGCTGGCTGTGGGGCTCATCGCGGGCAGAAGACCGGAGGGCTCAAAGCACATTCCGCCGCTGCTCATCTATGGCCCCTTCGGCACTGGCAAGACCTACACGTTGGCCATGGCAGCCCTTGAGGTTGTCCAGCAGCCCCACACCAAGGTGCTCATCTGCACACACACCAACAG CGCTGCAGACATCTATGTCCGGGAGTATTTCCACGGCTATGTCAACAGTGGCCACCAAGAAGCGGCTCCACTCAGGGTGATGTATGCAGATCGTCCTCCAAGACAGACGGATTCAACCACATTGCAGTACTGCTGCCTAACTGAGGACCGCCAGGCCTTTCGCCCACCCACATTCCCAGAGCTGTTACGACACCGTTTGGTGGTCACCACCACCTCTCAGGCTCGTGAGCTCCAGGTGCCAGCCGGCTTCTTCTCCCACATTTTCATTGATGAGGCAGCCCAAATGCTGGAGTGTGAGGCCCTTATCCCACTCTCCTATGCCTTGACGCTGACCCGTGTAGTGCTGGCAGGGGACCACATGCAGGTCACACCTAGGCTCTTCAGCGTGCCCAGGGACAAGGCAGCAGGGCACATGCTGCTGCACCGCCTCTTCCTGTACTACCAGCAGGAGGTACACAAGATCGCCCAGCACAGTCGCATTGTCTTCCACGAGAACTACCGTTCGACGGCAGCCATCATCAACTTTGTCTCCCGTCATTTCTATGTAGCCAAGGGCAACCCCATCCAGGCCAGTGGCAAAGTCCCACGTCACCCCCAACACTACCCTCTCATGTTCTGCCATGTGGCAGGCAGCCCTGAGCAAGACATGTCCAGGACATCCTGGCTTAACTCAGCTGAGGTCACACAGGTCGTGGAGAAGGTGCAGGAGATCTACAACACTTGGCCTCATTGCTGGGGACCCCGGGAGCAGAGACACATCTGCGCTGTCTCTCATGGTGCCCAG GTTAGTGCACTGAGGCAGGAACTAAGGAGGCGGAACCTTGGTGAGGTGTCTGTGGGCAGCTTTGAGATCCTGCCAG GGCGTGAGTTCCGGGTGGTGGTACTGAGCTCTGTCCACAACCGAAACAGTCTGCTCAGCCCTGGGGCACCAACCTCAGAGTTCTTTACTGAGCCCCGTGTGCTGAACACAGTCATGACCCGTGCCCAGTCTCAGCTGGTGGCTGTGGGAGACGCCGTGGCTCTCTGTTCCTCTGGAGCCTGCAGAAAGCTCTGGAAAAACTTCATCCGTGAGTGCATAGAGCATCATAGCATCTTCCCAGAGGATCTGTCGCTGGAGCAGATAGAGCAGGGTGTGGCCCAGAGACAGAACTGGGCCTCGTTGATGCTCAGAGCTTGGGACACAGAGGCGGAACACAAACCCACTGCACAGGACCTCCAAAGGCCCATAGCTGAAGGGACCATGGTCACAGTGAAGGCAGAGACTAGAGCCAGGGCAGCAGCCACAGCACAGACCGAAGCAGTAGCAGCAGGGGGCACAGCAAGAAGGAACTCAGCCTCTACAGATGCAGCCGCAGAAGTGTCCACCCTGGAAGGGTATGAGGAAGACTCCGAGTCTGACTTATGGCCCTCCGACTGGGAGCTCAATGCTGATGATGCCATCCTGAAGGAACTCCTAGATGAGAGCCGGcaaatgactgtgactgtgaggGAGGACGGACTTCTGGACACCATGGTTTGCCCTGCATCCTCACAAAAGGCCCGACAATACATAAACCTACCCTCATCTGCGCTGCGGAAGTACCTGCGTCTAGACCCCAAACAATACCGCCGCTGCAGCTTCCTGCAGGAGACCTTTGAGAGAGCATTGGCCACTCCACTGGATGACATGGCCTCTAGCCCTATCCAGGTCAGGGGTCGTCTGAACTGTGGGATGGCCTTCACAGGGGATGAGGTGCTAGTACAGATCCTGGGACCAGCAGTCGATGACAAGAGCATCCCTGGAAGCCTGCTGGGTCGTGTGATGGGCGTGCTGAAGAGGAGGCGGCGTGAACTGGCCTTCGTGTGTCGGATGGATGAGTGGGACCCCCACATTATGATCCCCATCAATAGTTCTGTGACTAAGATTTTTGTGGCAGGGTTGAAGGACCCACAGCAAGTTCCCATCCACTGCCTCATTGAAGGCAAGGTAAAGCATGTGAGGCACGAGACTCTCAAGCGGGAGGACCGGAGCACCCGACTTTTCTGGGTCCGCATCGTCCTTTGGCGGGAACGTTTCTACTATCCACTAGGCATTGTGCTGGAGGTGCTGCCCAAGGCTGTCACCTGGGAACAGGGCCTTCATATCCTTGACCTAGAGCATGGCCTGAAGGCCCACACACCAGACCCAGCTTCTGTTTCCAAGGCTTTGCAGAAATACCACTCAGAGATAGACATGGCCGCTAGTCACCGAGAGGACTACCGCCGCTTCCTGACCTTCACTGTGGACCCCCAGGGTGCCTGCAACCTCGATGACGCTCTTAGTGTCCGGGACCTAGGCCCAGTGTATGAGGTGGCAGTGCATATTGCTGATGTGGCCAGCTTGGTGCCCAAGGATGGGGCGCTGGATGTGGAAGCCCGCCAGCAGGGCACTGTGTTCTATGCCCCCAGCAGGGAGCCAGTTCTCATGCTACCCGCCAGCTTGTGCCAGGAGGCGCTCAGCCTTCTACCAGGTCAGGACCGCCTTGccatttctctcttcctcaccATGGAGAAAGGTGGTGGTGGCCAGATCAGGAGTCTGCGATTTGCACCCTCCATAGTCCGCTCTGACCGCCAGCTGTCGTACGAGGAAGCCGAAGAACTGATCAAGAGACACCCTGGGGCTGGCCTGAAGCTACCAGCCCACCTGGACTCTGTGGAGGCCTGCGTTGTGGCTGCCTGCTACTTCTCTTGGATGTTACGTCGTCAACGCCTCCCAGCTGACTGTTACTATGAGCCGCCAGATGAGGACAGTGTGCTGGGCTTCCGCACAGCCCACATCATGGTCCAAGAGTACATGATCCAGTTTAACAGCCGTGTGGCCGAATTCCTTGTGGGCGATAAGCACACACAGACGCTCACACCACTAAGGTGGCAGCCCACACCCAGTAGGCAGCAGCTTGACAGTGTTTTCAAGAAGCACAGAGGACTGGTGCCTCTGTCGCTGCACCTGTGCCACCACTCGAACACCCACTATACCCCCAACAAGCGGCTGTACCTCCTGACTTCCCTCTGGAAACAAGTGCAGCTTGCAGCTGGTACTCGGGACTACAGCCAGATGGTGGACCTTATTGCTACAGAGGACATGCACCCTTCGCTGGCTCCTGCTTGCCTGGACTTCCGAAGGGCTCTAGGCCGCTCTGTGTTTGGTCGCTCCAGCCAGGGTAGGCAGCGACCTGCTGGCCACTACTCACTGCAGGTGGATTGGTACACATGGGCATCCTCACCCATCCGTAGGTATCTGGATGTGGTGCTGCAGCGGCTAATCCTGCTGGCACTAGGCCACAAGAGCTCTACATATTCTAACAGGGACATCGATGGGCTCTGCCAGGACTTTAGTCGCCAGTATGCGTGTGCCCAGAGCTACCAACGGCGGGCCTGCAGCCTGCACCTCGCCATCCAGCTCAAGACCCAGCCTCAAAACAAGCTGGGCTTTGTGGTGGATGTCGAGACGGGTGCCCGCTGCTTCAAAGTGCTTTTTCCTATAAATCGGGAAACCCTGCCTGATCCCTGCCCTATCCACTACCATTCCCTGCAGTTAGCTGAAAACCCCGAGGAGCTTGTGGGCCAGACAGGCTTGCGGCTTGTATGGCGGCGCCGCACGTACTCGGTGCAGGCTTCCAAGCTGCCTTTACCACATCTGGGCACAAGTTTTGATCCACTCACCCAGACTATAGACGCAGCCCTGTGGATGAAGCTACTGGTGCTGCTGAAGGAGGAGCGCTGGCCTGAGGTCGCTGCCCTCATCCAGGAGCAAGATAAGCTTTCTCGTCAAAGGGAGAAAGCACAGGTACACCAGAGCCGCTGTGGACACTTTATAGAGGTGGCCTATGAGCTGGGCAGTGGAGATACCCTGCAGGTTCAGCTCGGTTCCAGCCTGCAGCGGGGCTTCCTGGCACCAACCCTGCAGCTGTGGACCGTGGTACCTGGCTTCAGCCTATGTCTGGAGCACATGGAACGGCCGGGTGACTGCTTTTCAGGCCATGTGCACCAGCCCCTGCAAGACCAGTACCTCGAAGTCAGCCAGTACTCAGGTGTGTGGGGGCCACGCTGTGCCCTGGAGTCGCTCATGAGTGCGGTTGCAGAAAATGACTCCATCGTGCTGCAGGATGTGCATATCTACTGGGACACATCACAGGAGCAACTGCAGGGTACCTTCCAGCTGGAAGCTGCTTTTCTCCAGGAGAAATGTATCAACATCCACTTTGGCTGTTGCTACCTGTGCATTCGGCTCGAGGGGCTCCCTCTTCCCCTGGCTAGCTCACTCCCTGGACCTAGTGACCTTGGCCCCTTCCTGAACATTGACCCCAATACATATACCTGGGTGGCCCATGGGCTGTCTGGTGACTGGGACCATGAACTGGCTGGTGACTGGGACCAGGAGTGTGTGGATGATCGGCAGGAAGTTCCCAAACAGGTACATTTCTTCATCCACCACATGACCATGGAGAAGGTTCCAGAAGAGGTGCTGAGACCTAGCACTCGGTTCACTGTGGAAGTGCTATCTAAGCAGCTTCCTGACCT cCGCAAGGAAGAAGCTGTGCGTGGACTGAAAAACGCATCCCCACTGGTCATTAGCATCGCCTTGGGCTTGCCGATCCTTGAGCCCCATTGGCCGATCCCTGAGCCCCGTCACCAGATATCCTGGCCCCGTCACCAGATATCCTGGCCCCGTCACCCAATATCTGGGCCCTGTCTCCCAGTATCTGGGCTCTGTCTCCCAGTATCCGGGCTCTGCCATCCAATCCCTGAGCCCTGTCGCCGCGGCTGGCCTCCCCAGCATTCTTCCCGCAAGG tacCTACCAGCAGGTTCTTGGAGCGGAAGAACTACAACATCCCCGGTGGACATCATAAGCTGAACCAGAGCCAGGACAAGGCTGTCAGGAGTGCTCTGCAGAAGCAATTCACAGTCATCCAGGGCCCACCAG GCACAGGGAAGACGGTTGTGGGCTTCCACATCGTGTACTGGTTCCACAGGTCAAACCAGGAGCAGATGCCAACTGGCAGCAGCCCTAGTGAAGAGGAAAAACTGGGGGGCCCGTGTGTCCTATACTGTGGTCCCTCCAACAAGTCCGTGGATGTCCTGGGAG GACTGCTCCTGAGGAAGAAGACGGAGATGAGGCCCCTGCGTGTGTATGGGGAACAGGCAGAGGCCACTGAATTCCCGCTGCCAGGAGTGAGCAACAGGAGTCTGTTTGGCAAGATCTCTCAGGAAGGAAGACCGAATCAGAGCCTCAG GAGTATTACCCTTCACCACCGGATCCGCCAGGCCCCCAACCCGTATGCAGCAGAGATCAGAAAATTCGATGCCCAGCTTCGGGAAGGGAAAATATTCTCAAAAGATGATCTTTTGGT ATACAGGAGAGTCTTGGGGAAGGCACGCAAATATGAGCTCGAGCGGCACTCAGTCATCCTGTGCACATGCTCCTGTGCAGCATCAGGAAGCCTGAAAGCTCTCAATGTTCGACAGATCCTTATTGACGAGGCAGGCATGGCCACTGAGCCAGAAACCCTTATTCCGTTGGTGTGCTTCTCAAAGACCGAGAAG GTGGTTCTGCTGGGAGACCACAAGCAGCTTCGGCCTGTGGTCAAGAACGAACAGCTGCGAAACCTGGGGATGGACCGGTCACTCTTTGAGAGGTACCACAGGGATGCCATCATGCTGGACACACAGTACCGTATGCATAAGGACATCTGCTCCTTTCCCTCCATGGAGTTCTATGGGGGAAAGCTAAAGACCTGGTCCGACCTGAAGCGTCCACCCAGCCTCCTAGGTCATGTCGGCAAGCAGAGCTGCCCCGTCATCTTCGGCTCTGTGCAGGGCTACGAGCAGAAGCTGCTGGTGTCCACCGAGGAAGGCAATGAGAACTCCCGGGCCAACCCGGAGGAGGTAACAGAGGTG GTCCGAATCATCAAGCAGTTGACCCTGGACCGGACAGTGGATCCCAAAGATGTCGCGGTCCTTACACCTTACAATGCACAGGCTGCAGCAATCAGCAGGGGCCTCATGCAAAGAGGGGTCACTGGAGTGACTGTGACCTCTATCACCAAGAGCCAGG ggAGTGAGTGGCGCTATGTGATAGTGAGCACGGT